The window GCAAGCCTGTACATTCAAGGGAAGCCAATTTTACAGCTTACCTATAGCTTTTGCTTCCAAGGTCAATTCAATTCCACTTCAATGAACTCAACATCTCACTTTGTCCTTTACTCACGCtacattcatttacatttacattcccATCACTACTGTTgttgctgtttctctccctctgtcttgctCCGTCTCTACCACTCTCACAACTTGCAATTGAGccattttagcagacactcttgcCTATAGCAACTAACAATAAGTGCATTTAAATAAGGAactccccttatctctctctgcatctttctttctttctttctttctttctttctttctttctttctcattcTATCAGTCCATGGTCTTGTCATTCCAGGCCATTGACTTCCTCTTGGCCAGTTCCATCCAAGATGGCTGCCCCCCACTGTCAGATATGGTCTGCAGGGGGGAAGATGACGAAGGTGATGATGAAGGAGATGACAGCGTTGCCATGTTCTTTCTCAGCCATTTGTGttctctgtctgcatgcctgcctgccACTTTGGTTGGGCTTGATTctgagagaggaagacatagataCGGTAATGACAATAGAAATTAATAAGATCTTAACTATGCACAACCATAGCAACATTTATAAAATGTTATAACTATAACATATAATTCAGTAGTTTTTTCAAACTATCCTATTTAATTAACATCTCTGTACCTGGCCTCCCATCAAGTTTAGCAACTTTAGTGTTTCTGTGAGTGGGTGGCGTTTTGGAAGGAGCAGCAGATTCAGCTGTGGGCTGAGACTCAGGTGGGGTCCTCGTTCTCCTGAGCTCCACCTGTatgggggaggagagtgagagtgaaatTAAACTCTGTTTGATTGACACCTCTGTTCTCAGATGATGTGTGAATGAAGTGGTTACCTTGCTCCCAGCAGGAGGGGTCCACTCCGCCCGTTTCTCCAGAAAGGCTGCCCTCCCTCCCACAGTCCCTGGCCTGTCCCGGTCCACCCACTTCTCTGTTGGCACAGCCGCCTCCTCACTCTTCCCCTGGAGGACAAGGGTCCTGTCAACTCTCCCTAGTGCTGGGACTGTAGCTTGGACTGGGGCTGGGTTTGTTGTTGGGGCTAAGGCTGGTTTGGGCTGAGTGGTAGGGTTGTGATCTCGTGTGATCCAGGGGGGCTGGCTGGGTGTGGAGCTTGGGCTTGAAGAGAGGGAAGACAAGGCTAGTGGCTGAGTGGAAGTGGCAACTATTGGGGCAGATCGTAGTGTGGCTTGGGCTTGGGTCTGTGGAGTGGAGCGCAGGGTGTGCTGGGTTGCTTGTAGGTTGGACGGTGAGGTCACCCGAGACACAGAACTTAGGGTAGATTGTGCTAGCGGTTGAGGGGCGGTGGTTGGTTGTGCTGCCCAAGTGTTGGTTTGGTTTGACACATGTGTTGATGGTTTTGTGATCTGTGTTGATGGTTGAGTCACTGtctgtggttgtgttgtgttctgtgtctgtggtgttttGTCAGTCTGCTGTTGTTTTGTGgtctgtgtgggtgtttgtgttgctgtctgtgGTGGTTGTGCTGAATTATGTGACTGCAGTAGTTTAGCAGTCAGGGGTTGCATTGGGGTCTGTGATTGTGGTTGTGTTGCGGTCTGAGCCTGTAGTGGCattgtggtctgtgtctgtggttgTGTTGCATTCTGTCTCTGAGTTTGTGTCATGATCTGAGCCAGTGATGACgtctgtggttgtgttgtggtctgaCATTGCGGTTGAGTTGGGGACTGCATGCCAGTGAACTCTCTGGGTAGACTGCTAGTGAAGAGCTGCTGGAGGCCCCTGGTCTTCCCCCATGCCATGCTCATCCAGGATACGGTAGCCTTGGGGGGCACCTGGGGGCCAGTCGTGGGGTCCTGAGTGGCTGAGGAGGTAGTGTGGGATTCCATGGCTGGGACAGGGGTGGTTTGGACCACCTCAGGGATAGCTGGGGTGGTTTGGGCCTCTTtagtgagaggtgagggggtAGGCTGGGCTGAGGTTACTGTAGACATGGGGTTAGACATATTCACATGATGACACATAGTACTGTCATGGTGTTACAACAAGCACAATGTTCCCTCAGAGGAATAAGTCTTTATCATTCTGGTGTAACCTGCCATTTTTATTCTAGTGTAGCATATCTCCTTCATTGGTTAACTCCCTTGATAACATAGAGATGATATATTCTGTAGAAGTGTAGCTTGGGGACAAAGTCCAGCACTGACATCCCTATCCAGTAAATGCGTGATAATAATATTGTATATTATGTTCATTATTTACCCACATGGCTGAATATTCCGCCTTTTCAGAGAGGGAGTCTCACCTGCTTCTCTGAGGGAGCCGGCTCTCCCCCTGGGTGAAGACAGTGTTGTTGGGGCATCCCAGGTGTTTGTATGGAGCTTTTGGGGCATTGAGTTGGTTGGCGGAGTGTCCTGTAGCCCCTCAAGCCCGGTGGGTTTTGAGGAAAGGGTGTAAGGGGTAAGAGGGAGAGCACCCACCTCCTGACTTTGACGGTTAATCTTGAGATCTGATTGGCTGGTGGCTGATTCCGCccggaccttcagagagagatagGTGGAGCGAAGCTTCACGCCAAATGCCgatttcccctcttcctcctcttcctgtgcctcctcctttgcctccactgcctcctccactccctccctgctctcctccgCCACCTCCTCCCCTTCCAAGACTTTCTCCCCGATATCGCTGGCAGTCAACTCCTCTTCTTTGGGCTTGGCTCCC of the Oncorhynchus masou masou isolate Uvic2021 chromosome 10, UVic_Omas_1.1, whole genome shotgun sequence genome contains:
- the LOC135547345 gene encoding mucin-5AC-like isoform X1; this translates as MESFAGDAEGSADDLTGAKRKSKLKTLKTRLFGRSKKETLLSQSAGDVTEAEGLGSAEHLCSGVLGSRALSHDSIFLADQDLSSPEQPRVLSQLNVQGRIKELQMKLQQQNMRLGPSPMVLPIKRPEDLGGSSEDDGLPHSPPEISMGDHRHPRGASYKFPAPPRHHSSLSLAGTGSEEEEQATSQPLSNPLSPMLKPPLTSFVHPTPSAPLSAFSSASPALDFSTPAQFTPSLDNSAARHRMSIKPRNQRASAKNKRLTMVSSAWAYQLHMGPLPLELTQRKAQERSKYWIHYCSMICLYVCLSLCIARSLSLSLSLSRSLQTELRPRSESLNNFDRPLTEEEEDGPAITGGKTRLRSHSTQIQKLEQGGLTTPTAPPELTPLKSGPTEAEGCPKTSTSTPTLLCKPSPQEQPHPGVALRPVEIVPGKQPQSSSVTTVQDLRYTPQQQTLKLSLGDPKPSAPSQTKRDILSKSGVKDSTPSTEGSTKENPVPAAQPAVSLASVVDLRTSSLRWKPEAVAAGQSTTTPPAGPEDAGQAEPRPVSGSFRFSINSARERERPRMGSGGFLGVVEQAGSGAKREGREKGTEVKLISSNASQRGQEQHGGRQEGAKPKEEELTASDIGEKVLEGEEVAEESREGVEEAVEAKEEAQEEEEEGKSAFGVKLRSTYLSLKVRAESATSQSDLKINRQSQEVGALPLTPYTLSSKPTGLEGLQDTPPTNSMPQKLHTNTWDAPTTLSSPRGRAGSLREAVTSAQPTPSPLTKEAQTTPAIPEVVQTTPVPAMESHTTSSATQDPTTGPQVPPKATVSWMSMAWGKTRGLQQLFTSSLPREFTGMQSPTQPQCQTTTQPQTSSLAQIMTQTQRQNATQPQTQTTMPLQAQTATQPQSQTPMQPLTAKLLQSHNSAQPPQTATQTPTQTTKQQQTDKTPQTQNTTQPQTVTQPSTQITKPSTHVSNQTNTWAAQPTTAPQPLAQSTLSSVSRVTSPSNLQATQHTLRSTPQTQAQATLRSAPIVATSTQPLALSSLSSSPSSTPSQPPWITRDHNPTTQPKPALAPTTNPAPVQATVPALGRVDRTLVLQGKSEEAAVPTEKWVDRDRPGTVGGRAAFLEKRAEWTPPAGSKVELRRTRTPPESQPTAESAAPSKTPPTHRNTKVAKLDGRPESSPTKVAGRHADREHKWLRKNMATLSSPSSSPSSSSPLQTISDSGGQPSWMELAKRKSMAWNDKTMD
- the LOC135547345 gene encoding mucin-17-like isoform X2; amino-acid sequence: MESFAGDAEGSADDLTGAKRKSKLKTLKTRLFGRSKKETLLSQSAGDVTEAEGLGSAEHLCSGVLGSRALSHDSIFLADQDLSSPEQPRVLSQLNVQGRIKELQMKLQQQNMRLGPSPMVLPIKRPEDLGGSSEDDGLPHSPPEISMGDHRHPRGASYKFPAPPRHHSSLSLAGTGSEEEEQATSQPLSNPLSPMLKPPLTSFVHPTPSAPLSAFSSASPALDFSTPAQFTPSLDNSAARHRMSIKPRNQRASAKNKRLTMTELRPRSESLNNFDRPLTEEEEDGPAITGGKTRLRSHSTQIQKLEQGGLTTPTAPPELTPLKSGPTEAEGCPKTSTSTPTLLCKPSPQEQPHPGVALRPVEIVPGKQPQSSSVTTVQDLRYTPQQQTLKLSLGDPKPSAPSQTKRDILSKSGVKDSTPSTEGSTKENPVPAAQPAVSLASVVDLRTSSLRWKPEAVAAGQSTTTPPAGPEDAGQAEPRPVSGSFRFSINSARERERPRMGSGGFLGVVEQAGSGAKREGREKGTEVKLISSNASQRGQEQHGGRQEGAKPKEEELTASDIGEKVLEGEEVAEESREGVEEAVEAKEEAQEEEEEGKSAFGVKLRSTYLSLKVRAESATSQSDLKINRQSQEVGALPLTPYTLSSKPTGLEGLQDTPPTNSMPQKLHTNTWDAPTTLSSPRGRAGSLREAVTSAQPTPSPLTKEAQTTPAIPEVVQTTPVPAMESHTTSSATQDPTTGPQVPPKATVSWMSMAWGKTRGLQQLFTSSLPREFTGMQSPTQPQCQTTTQPQTSSLAQIMTQTQRQNATQPQTQTTMPLQAQTATQPQSQTPMQPLTAKLLQSHNSAQPPQTATQTPTQTTKQQQTDKTPQTQNTTQPQTVTQPSTQITKPSTHVSNQTNTWAAQPTTAPQPLAQSTLSSVSRVTSPSNLQATQHTLRSTPQTQAQATLRSAPIVATSTQPLALSSLSSSPSSTPSQPPWITRDHNPTTQPKPALAPTTNPAPVQATVPALGRVDRTLVLQGKSEEAAVPTEKWVDRDRPGTVGGRAAFLEKRAEWTPPAGSKVELRRTRTPPESQPTAESAAPSKTPPTHRNTKVAKLDGRPESSPTKVAGRHADREHKWLRKNMATLSSPSSSPSSSSPLQTISDSGGQPSWMELAKRKSMAWNDKTMD